A single window of Rhizobium indicum DNA harbors:
- a CDS encoding protein-L-isoaspartate(D-aspartate) O-methyltransferase — MTARLAEKEGFAALVLRLRAEGISDLDLLTAVEQTQRSLFVPPQFADDAYSSRTIPIECGSFLEGIDFAVRILHHLKLKPGQRVLEIGTGSGFTAAVMGRLAERVLSIDRYKTLTSAAQRRMESLGLRNVVIRQADGSAGMQGEGTFDRILVTAAFNAMPRFYTDQLVSGGSMIAPLMISENECRMVRLTKTGSRFEREELFEAPYLPIVPRLASLL; from the coding sequence TTGACGGCAAGACTGGCGGAGAAGGAGGGCTTTGCTGCGCTCGTCCTCAGATTGCGTGCCGAAGGCATCTCCGACCTCGATCTGCTGACGGCGGTCGAGCAGACGCAGCGCTCGCTGTTCGTGCCGCCGCAATTCGCCGACGACGCCTATTCGAGCCGGACGATCCCGATCGAATGCGGTTCCTTCCTCGAGGGTATCGATTTTGCCGTCCGCATCCTGCATCACCTCAAGCTCAAGCCCGGCCAGCGCGTCCTGGAGATCGGCACGGGAAGTGGCTTTACCGCCGCCGTGATGGGCCGCCTGGCCGAGCGTGTTCTGTCCATCGATCGCTACAAGACGCTGACATCAGCCGCGCAGCGGCGCATGGAATCGCTTGGTCTGCGCAACGTCGTCATCCGCCAGGCCGACGGCAGCGCCGGCATGCAGGGTGAGGGCACCTTCGACCGCATCCTGGTGACGGCGGCGTTCAACGCGATGCCGCGCTTTTATACCGACCAGCTCGTTTCCGGCGGCTCGATGATCGCGCCGCTGATGATTTCCGAGAACGAGTGTCGGATGGTGCGGCTGACGAAAACCGGCAGCCGTTTCGAACGCGAGGAACTGTTTGAAGCGCCCTATCTGCCGATCGTTCCGCGTCTTGCCTCGCTGCTGTAG